A section of the Mesobacillus jeotgali genome encodes:
- the comGA gene encoding competence type IV pilus ATPase ComGA — translation MNRTVTIYTYLIFFFRRNRRKCVEILFYNKKRWCIAIVKSIEQLADNILKDALRSGASDIHINPREKDTLIKFRLGNQLLPRYTLEQADCDRLISHFKFTASMDIGEKRRPQSGAFTYMDHDMKIGLRISTLPAYQSESMVIRLLPEQNKIPSYQISLFPSTSKKLISLLKHAHGLIIFTGPTGSGKTTTLYSMLSETSEMVNRNVITLEDPIEKPSDTALQVQVNERAGISYSSGLKAILRHDPDIIMVGEIRDKETAETAIRAALTGHLVLTTMHTRDARGAIYRLIEFGINWLEIEQTLIAVTAQRLVELTCAYCEGSCSPFCYSSGNSKRGNVFEILTGKDLSSVLKEARGERQDYHYKTLKDAIKKGIALGFVKESEYQRWILNDGE, via the coding sequence ATGAATCGAACTGTCACTATTTATACATATTTAATCTTTTTTTTTCGCAGGAACAGGAGGAAATGTGTCGAAATTCTTTTTTATAACAAAAAAAGGTGGTGCATCGCTATTGTAAAATCAATTGAGCAATTAGCGGACAATATTTTAAAAGATGCTTTAAGAAGTGGCGCGTCGGATATCCATATCAACCCGCGCGAGAAAGACACCCTTATAAAATTCAGGCTCGGTAATCAGCTGCTTCCCCGTTATACCCTTGAGCAGGCAGATTGTGATCGGCTCATCTCCCACTTTAAATTTACGGCTTCGATGGATATTGGCGAAAAAAGAAGGCCGCAAAGTGGTGCATTTACCTATATGGATCATGATATGAAAATTGGGTTAAGAATCTCCACGCTGCCAGCCTACCAGAGCGAAAGTATGGTCATACGTTTACTTCCCGAACAAAACAAAATCCCTTCCTACCAAATATCATTATTCCCATCTACATCAAAAAAACTGATTTCCCTTTTAAAACATGCCCACGGCCTGATTATTTTTACGGGACCGACAGGCAGCGGCAAAACAACTACATTATATTCAATGCTGTCTGAAACCTCAGAAATGGTGAACCGCAATGTCATTACGCTTGAAGATCCAATTGAAAAGCCAAGTGACACTGCGCTTCAGGTTCAGGTCAATGAACGGGCCGGGATCTCTTATTCTTCCGGCTTGAAGGCCATTCTCCGGCATGATCCGGATATTATAATGGTTGGGGAAATCCGCGATAAAGAGACTGCAGAAACAGCGATAAGAGCAGCATTGACAGGACATCTGGTCCTTACAACCATGCATACACGTGATGCAAGGGGAGCTATTTACAGGCTGATTGAGTTCGGGATCAATTGGCTGGAAATCGAACAGACCTTAATCGCAGTAACCGCACAAAGGCTGGTTGAACTGACCTGTGCTTATTGTGAAGGATCCTGCTCGCCTTTTTGTTACTCTTCAGGCAACAGTAAAAGGGGAAATGTGTTTGAAATTCTAACGGGAAAGGATTTATCTTCGGTATTGAAGGAAGCGAGAGGTGAGCGTCAGGATTATCATTATAAAACCCTGAAGGATGCAATTAAGAAAGGCATCGCCCTTGGGTTTGTCAAGGAATCAGAATACCAGAGGTGGATTCTTAATGATGGGGAGTAA
- the comGD gene encoding competence type IV pilus minor pilin ComGD, whose protein sequence is MNCQIKTTGGFTMIEMLIVLSAFFMLSLSSAFLFSPHNDALAKDLFFSQLQSDLLYSQQYAISHQEQITIHIMPEYNHYYIRGTDYGSAYLVKRNYSPEIKVKKGTMNLLFHYMPDGNIDNFGSIYVSSGNKKYRMMFLIGKGRFYVVEEG, encoded by the coding sequence ATGAACTGCCAGATAAAAACAACGGGCGGATTTACAATGATAGAAATGCTCATTGTGCTGTCAGCTTTCTTCATGCTCTCCCTTTCCTCTGCCTTTCTGTTTTCTCCGCATAATGACGCACTGGCAAAAGATCTTTTTTTCTCCCAGCTCCAATCGGACCTTTTGTACAGTCAGCAGTATGCTATTTCCCACCAAGAGCAAATTACGATACACATTATGCCGGAATATAATCACTACTATATTCGAGGCACCGATTATGGATCTGCATATCTCGTGAAAAGAAATTATTCGCCAGAAATAAAAGTGAAAAAAGGAACAATGAACTTATTGTTCCACTACATGCCGGATGGAAATATCGATAATTTCGGGTCTATTTATGTTTCTTCCGGCAATAAGAAATATCGGATGATGTTTCTTATTGGGAAGGGCAGATTCTATGTTGTCGAAGAAGGATGA
- a CDS encoding class I SAM-dependent methyltransferase, which produces MKELIKEFIESSPKKMITYADYMELALYHPQGGYYRKERQKIGREGDFYTSSNVSDVFGKLIGKWYAKECGALELPPFVCEIGAGNGRFARAFIEGWKELKAEMLTYYIVETSPYHRSLQEAELGRLEHVRIVYGDTFADTAMDHGLIFSNELFDAFPVHVVEMKEGLLQEVFVGWENEKFKEINVPVSDPRIIRFLDEQQLTLSEGQRIEIPLAMEPFIKSIANNFTKGLMVTVDYGYTKEEWMHPARRQGSLRGYYQHHMHHDILQFPGEMDITSHVHFDALKSLGEKHGLEFWQKLRQDAFLIAAGILEELGQHQDPNPFSEASKRNRAIRSLILPGGISQSFDVLIQGKGLDRSEGKLF; this is translated from the coding sequence ATGAAGGAACTAATCAAAGAATTTATTGAATCCTCCCCGAAGAAAATGATCACTTATGCGGATTATATGGAGCTAGCACTCTATCATCCGCAGGGAGGTTACTATAGAAAGGAACGACAGAAAATAGGCAGAGAGGGAGATTTTTATACTTCCAGCAATGTGTCTGATGTGTTTGGCAAATTGATAGGGAAGTGGTATGCAAAAGAATGCGGTGCATTGGAACTGCCTCCATTTGTTTGTGAAATAGGAGCAGGGAACGGACGCTTTGCCCGGGCATTCATAGAAGGGTGGAAAGAACTGAAAGCAGAAATGCTGACATACTATATCGTCGAAACCAGTCCCTATCATCGCAGCTTGCAGGAAGCAGAATTGGGCCGATTAGAACATGTGAGGATTGTTTATGGCGACACGTTCGCAGATACAGCAATGGACCACGGGCTGATTTTTTCCAATGAGTTATTCGATGCTTTTCCTGTCCATGTGGTTGAAATGAAAGAGGGTCTTTTGCAAGAAGTGTTTGTAGGCTGGGAGAATGAAAAATTCAAAGAAATTAATGTTCCGGTTTCAGATCCGCGGATTATCAGGTTTCTCGATGAACAGCAGCTCACTCTTTCCGAAGGGCAAAGGATTGAGATTCCACTAGCAATGGAACCATTCATTAAGTCAATTGCGAATAACTTCACTAAAGGTTTGATGGTAACAGTAGATTACGGATATACGAAGGAAGAATGGATGCATCCGGCCCGAAGACAAGGAAGTCTGAGGGGGTATTACCAGCATCACATGCACCATGACATCCTCCAGTTTCCCGGTGAGATGGATATCACAAGCCACGTCCATTTTGATGCCCTCAAATCTTTAGGGGAAAAGCATGGTCTGGAATTCTGGCAGAAATTGAGGCAGGATGCATTCCTGATTGCTGCTGGCATCCTGGAGGAGCTTGGGCAGCATCAAGACCCGAATCCATTCTCCGAAGCAAGTAAGCGCAATCGTGCTATACGCAGTCTGATCCTGCCTGGCGGGATAAGCCAGTCCTTTGATGTTCTTATTCAAGGGAAAGGACTTGATCGCTCAGAAGGTAAATTATTTTAA
- the comGB gene encoding competence type IV pilus assembly protein ComGB, which produces MMGSNWPVAEQARFLKRTGELLAQGYSLAEAIESMTFHLEVRRKDDIIRSLDKLREGFPLYLILAELNFKKDLISYVYFAEQHGGLAHAVAEGSEMVLKRDADYLRLKKLSAYPIFLIMLTLILFFFVNRILLPKFTSLFSDMNMAPNIFMKAIAATAAFLPFMLYFLLSLVAILTLYYMISFRKLPILQQKMKLVKLPFAGRLFKLVYSHSFSVQLSYLFSGGLPVHDSLKVFEQNSHEPFSSAIGRDIISKLAAGEEFDRAVGDYPFFEAELPRIIRHGQKNGKLDQELYFYSRHCLKELEERTEKAMKTVQPLLYSFIGLLVVSLYLAILLPMFQMMKGI; this is translated from the coding sequence ATGATGGGGAGTAATTGGCCTGTCGCTGAACAGGCCCGGTTCCTAAAGAGGACTGGTGAGCTGCTGGCTCAGGGGTATTCCCTAGCCGAAGCGATTGAATCAATGACCTTCCATTTAGAAGTCAGAAGGAAAGACGATATCATAAGAAGTCTCGATAAGCTCCGTGAAGGCTTTCCTTTATATTTGATTCTTGCAGAATTGAATTTTAAAAAAGATTTAATTAGTTACGTTTATTTTGCCGAGCAGCATGGCGGCCTGGCACATGCTGTTGCTGAAGGCAGTGAGATGGTTTTAAAGAGGGATGCAGATTACCTGAGGTTAAAAAAGTTATCTGCTTATCCAATATTTCTAATCATGCTTACTCTCATATTATTTTTCTTCGTAAACAGGATTTTGCTGCCGAAATTCACCTCGCTTTTTTCAGATATGAACATGGCACCAAATATCTTCATGAAAGCCATCGCTGCAACTGCTGCATTTCTTCCCTTCATGCTCTATTTTCTGCTTAGTCTTGTTGCCATTCTTACCCTCTATTACATGATCAGTTTTAGGAAACTGCCAATTCTGCAACAAAAAATGAAACTTGTAAAACTGCCGTTTGCAGGAAGATTATTCAAGCTTGTTTACTCACACTCCTTCTCTGTTCAATTAAGCTATTTATTTTCCGGGGGACTTCCGGTACACGATTCATTAAAAGTTTTCGAGCAGAATAGCCATGAACCTTTTTCAAGTGCAATAGGAAGGGACATCATCTCAAAATTGGCCGCAGGTGAAGAGTTTGACAGGGCAGTTGGAGATTATCCTTTTTTTGAAGCAGAATTGCCAAGAATCATCAGGCATGGACAAAAGAATGGAAAGCTTGATCAGGAGCTTTACTTTTACAGCAGACATTGTCTGAAAGAGCTTGAAGAAAGAACGGAAAAAGCAATGAAAACAGTGCAGCCGCTTCTATACAGTTTTATCGGCCTTCTAGTCGTTTCACTGTATCTCGCCATCCTGCTTCCGATGTTTCAAATGATGAAAGGCATCTGA
- a CDS encoding DUF2626 domain-containing protein, whose protein sequence is MDRMYRVLGFWTGIFAVMFFLGDMYTTSLIFFGQTGFFLLLSYLKLSERMYIYVFGAYLTVFFAGFTYWSTFMMPLGGAGH, encoded by the coding sequence TTGGATCGTATGTACAGAGTTTTAGGGTTCTGGACGGGAATCTTTGCTGTCATGTTTTTCTTGGGTGACATGTATACAACGTCCTTGATTTTCTTTGGTCAAACTGGATTTTTCTTGCTTTTAAGTTATTTGAAACTGTCAGAGCGTATGTACATATACGTCTTCGGCGCATACTTAACAGTTTTCTTTGCAGGCTTTACTTACTGGTCAACATTTATGATGCCACTAGGTGGAGCTGGGCATTGA
- the comGG gene encoding competence type IV pilus minor pilin ComGG, giving the protein MTLFLLILTEQYIAEKRFTKETETIRRQEYYLLCSGKEAELLLREGILPANGIMNYKFGKVWFQTQSLTSNIDEVTFNLELDSGEKIIGFGQYDKKKGLMIKWKEKN; this is encoded by the coding sequence ATGACATTGTTCTTATTGATTTTGACAGAACAGTATATTGCAGAAAAAAGGTTTACCAAAGAAACTGAAACGATACGTCGCCAAGAATACTATTTGCTGTGTTCGGGAAAAGAAGCCGAGCTCCTGTTAAGAGAAGGAATATTGCCCGCAAATGGGATCATGAATTATAAATTTGGAAAAGTATGGTTCCAAACTCAGTCTTTAACTTCGAACATTGATGAAGTGACATTTAATCTTGAACTCGACAGTGGGGAAAAAATAATCGGCTTTGGACAGTATGACAAGAAAAAGGGCCTCATGATAAAATGGAAGGAAAAGAATTGA
- the comGC gene encoding competence type IV pilus major pilin ComGC, with protein sequence MKNQKGFTLIEMMIVLLVISVLLIITVPNIASHNSKINTKGCEAYMKMVEAQVQSYKMDKKTTPTFQQLYDGHYLKSSEAACPDGTNIEITSDGTVQKSAS encoded by the coding sequence ATGAAAAATCAAAAAGGTTTTACCCTGATTGAGATGATGATCGTGTTGTTAGTGATTTCTGTACTTTTGATTATAACAGTGCCGAATATCGCTTCCCATAATTCAAAAATCAACACAAAAGGCTGTGAGGCATATATGAAAATGGTCGAAGCCCAAGTACAGTCTTACAAGATGGATAAAAAGACCACACCTACATTTCAGCAGCTTTATGACGGGCACTACTTAAAAAGCTCAGAAGCTGCTTGTCCAGACGGAACCAATATTGAGATCACTTCCGATGGCACAGTTCAGAAATCCGCGTCATGA
- a CDS encoding shikimate kinase: MESIYLIGFMGSGKTTVSKELAQRLNMAVIDTDEEIINKAGKSINEIFAHDGEAQFRLLESEVLYSMPSADAVVATGGGIIISKKNRLFLKDKVNVVYLHTAFSFILERLKDDDTRPLLSKDKWKSSESLYSSRIPLYRETAKLEIDTSGKPVSRIVDEIIQRMKK, from the coding sequence ATGGAATCAATCTATTTAATTGGCTTTATGGGTTCGGGCAAGACCACTGTATCAAAGGAATTAGCACAAAGACTGAATATGGCAGTTATTGATACAGATGAAGAGATTATCAATAAGGCAGGTAAGTCAATTAATGAGATATTCGCCCATGACGGCGAGGCACAGTTCCGACTTTTAGAATCTGAGGTCTTGTATTCCATGCCTTCAGCCGATGCGGTAGTCGCAACAGGGGGAGGAATCATTATCTCAAAAAAAAACAGATTGTTCCTCAAAGACAAAGTGAATGTTGTATATTTGCATACAGCATTCAGTTTCATTCTAGAAAGGCTGAAGGATGACGATACCAGACCATTATTAAGCAAGGATAAATGGAAATCATCTGAAAGTCTGTACTCAAGCAGGATTCCATTGTACCGGGAGACAGCTAAACTTGAAATCGATACATCTGGTAAACCTGTTTCACGCATCGTCGATGAAATCATCCAGCGTATGAAAAAATAG
- a CDS encoding Spx/MgsR family RNA polymerase-binding regulatory protein: MEELTFYSYPSCTSCRKTKKWLVSNSVKFNERHLFKDTPTQKELLEILTLTTEGVDELLATRGETFKNLNLDVEELPLSEVINLVINEPKLLRRPILTDGKKLIVGFNPDALKKIAK, from the coding sequence ATGGAAGAGCTGACGTTTTATTCTTATCCTAGCTGTACATCATGTCGAAAAACTAAAAAGTGGCTGGTCTCTAACAGTGTGAAATTCAATGAACGTCATTTGTTCAAAGATACCCCAACTCAAAAGGAATTACTGGAAATATTGACATTGACAACCGAAGGGGTGGATGAACTGCTTGCGACAAGAGGCGAAACCTTTAAGAATTTAAATCTGGATGTAGAAGAATTGCCACTTTCAGAAGTGATCAATCTTGTAATCAATGAACCCAAGCTGTTAAGGCGGCCGATCTTGACAGATGGGAAAAAGCTTATTGTTGGATTTAACCCGGATGCATTGAAAAAAATTGCAAAATAA
- the comGF gene encoding competence type IV pilus minor pilin ComGF — translation MKVPDSKAKNASSRNERGFTMLEMLLSMLVFLMIASLLPLGLGILLEDSVIEKGIRGMEWEVFSSQVKKEIRAAEQMTVQPDKLLLKVEGQFILYEKYASSMRRRVNYQGHEILFQNLSSFTFEQIADGVMINAVDSNQTKYSVRVHQFHQTGGVQP, via the coding sequence ATGAAAGTGCCAGACAGCAAAGCCAAAAATGCGTCATCACGGAATGAGCGGGGATTTACAATGTTGGAGATGCTGTTGTCAATGCTGGTATTCTTGATGATTGCATCGTTGCTCCCGTTAGGATTGGGTATCCTCCTTGAGGACAGTGTTATCGAAAAGGGAATCAGAGGAATGGAATGGGAAGTTTTCAGCAGCCAGGTAAAAAAAGAAATCCGTGCAGCCGAGCAGATGACTGTTCAACCAGACAAGCTGTTATTGAAGGTAGAAGGCCAATTTATTCTTTACGAGAAATATGCTTCAAGTATGCGGAGGAGAGTGAATTATCAAGGTCATGAGATTCTATTTCAGAACCTTTCGAGCTTCACCTTTGAACAAATTGCGGACGGTGTGATGATAAATGCCGTGGATTCAAATCAAACCAAGTATTCGGTGAGAGTTCATCAATTTCATCAAACTGGGGGTGTACAGCCATAG
- a CDS encoding helix-turn-helix transcriptional regulator has translation MEQTLKITSVLSDPTRYYIYQYITKRHKDVTVQEIADNFDIHPNVARLHLSKLEDVNMLVSETKKTGKGGRPSRLYRLSDEVIQLHFPFRDYQLLSKIAMTTMMSLGEAGKTALYMTGKRFGAELMEQEMSRHPQMSEQMTFEHKMNSIKNAATLAGFYPEFETNTEKTKIYFQIFNCPFKEVAMEHTETVCNMHYEFLRGMFESLFGDIELIEKENMFTGCDSCSYQAVIAQ, from the coding sequence GTGGAGCAAACATTAAAAATAACAAGTGTATTGTCGGATCCAACTCGCTATTACATTTATCAATACATTACAAAAAGGCACAAAGATGTGACCGTACAAGAAATCGCTGACAACTTTGATATACATCCAAACGTTGCAAGGCTGCATTTATCAAAGCTAGAAGATGTGAACATGTTGGTTTCGGAGACAAAAAAGACAGGCAAAGGCGGCCGTCCAAGCAGGCTGTATCGCCTATCGGACGAAGTCATCCAGCTGCATTTCCCTTTCCGTGATTATCAGCTTTTATCAAAAATTGCGATGACGACAATGATGTCTCTGGGGGAAGCCGGTAAGACAGCTTTGTATATGACTGGGAAACGTTTTGGTGCAGAACTTATGGAGCAGGAGATGTCACGCCATCCCCAAATGTCAGAACAAATGACTTTTGAACATAAAATGAACTCAATCAAGAATGCTGCGACGCTTGCAGGTTTCTATCCTGAATTTGAAACGAACACTGAGAAGACAAAGATTTACTTTCAGATTTTCAACTGTCCTTTCAAGGAAGTAGCAATGGAGCATACTGAAACAGTGTGCAATATGCATTATGAATTTTTGCGGGGCATGTTTGAGTCACTGTTTGGCGATATTGAGCTGATTGAAAAAGAAAATATGTTCACTGGCTGTGATTCCTGTTCATATCAGGCTGTTATCGCACAATAA
- a CDS encoding MBL fold metallo-hydrolase, with product MKWKQVPLGPLQTNCYIIYDKTLSCLIIDPGENPKKLSSVIEQLKLKPEAILLTHAHFDHIGAVDRIRDKYGIKVYIHEKEKDWLTDPALNGSRHFMLNEPIKARAADNLFKNEGEMSIGNFAFEIFETPGHSPGSVSLYFPIANFVVAGDALFQGSIGRTDLPGGNHNQLIKSIHDKLLVLPEETEVLPGHGPTTTIGLEIDSNPFLNGF from the coding sequence ATGAAATGGAAACAGGTTCCCCTGGGGCCTTTACAGACGAATTGTTATATCATTTATGATAAAACTCTATCCTGCCTGATTATTGATCCTGGTGAAAATCCCAAGAAATTGTCTTCAGTGATTGAACAGCTTAAACTAAAGCCGGAAGCAATCTTACTGACACATGCGCATTTCGACCATATTGGAGCGGTGGACAGGATAAGGGATAAGTATGGAATTAAGGTTTATATTCACGAAAAAGAAAAAGATTGGCTCACTGACCCGGCACTTAATGGTTCTAGACATTTTATGCTCAACGAGCCTATCAAAGCCAGAGCTGCTGATAACTTGTTCAAAAATGAAGGTGAGATGTCCATCGGCAATTTTGCCTTCGAAATTTTTGAGACACCGGGACATTCTCCGGGAAGTGTATCCCTTTACTTCCCGATCGCGAATTTTGTGGTAGCCGGTGACGCGCTGTTTCAAGGGAGCATCGGAAGAACGGACTTGCCAGGAGGAAATCATAATCAGTTAATTAAGAGCATTCACGATAAGCTGCTGGTATTGCCGGAGGAAACAGAAGTATTGCCTGGCCATGGCCCAACAACGACGATTGGTTTAGAAATAGATTCCAACCCATTCTTAAACGGCTTTTAA